The following coding sequences lie in one Silurus meridionalis isolate SWU-2019-XX chromosome 19, ASM1480568v1, whole genome shotgun sequence genomic window:
- the il17rc gene encoding LOW QUALITY PROTEIN: uncharacterized protein il17rc (The sequence of the model RefSeq protein was modified relative to this genomic sequence to represent the inferred CDS: deleted 1 base in 1 codon), with protein sequence MSRPWCSLFLVLVGASLCATKLKNFNSLDDITCSQGLDNCTVVNENRVVPPPDSGPIEVLAFVLEPALCCPTTQTCKPCLLTHITLKILVDDDDDVSGDTHKDSEDEESPAALTLCYLSAPNLSSCKRIRFLVKSDAWKNKEKQKITVVLYDGVFLGSSVNVSLNRTSQVVHIPQNKSVCPSSECQPLRIVPEIDESRGVVELKAEDKASLLICMKRKGMTSCLPSDWTIPLHSVTHCMCFQVWRKQQMKNLIGLKVAPLTITQCAGIRINAIRNVSTSVGLTETNEGPPALSWNLSAPCRLEVEVWPCQMAVTQGGGCSEVLGFRRNATKWEENKSTLWTSGDFQNFTTTDNLHLCVMFKVNGELLEPVCGDPHRGRWSSMIFVVVLVSFLLTVGVFVFRKRIKEWLSNSNPTVQSGGRGEVLLVHSSGSDPSLSDTACWFATWLSELGFSVSLDLWNRATVNAMGPIPWLHSQLQRIQKCSGKILVLLSHDAMLRAEACYESWHVGMYREDSKLNRKPWHWNNDVFSSAINSLISARIQGGATEHFALVQMGSEELILPELFEGLKIFHLPSESQRLLADLHTSHLRGFGPRLKRFLWTWRASAGLKKRLRNYRKEGRSCTEPTQVIEAEMHLLEV encoded by the exons ATGTCCAGACCATGGTGCTCCCTGTTCCTCGTGCTGGTTGGAGCTTCACTGTGTGCCACAAAGCTGAAGAATTTCAACTCGCTGGACGACATCACCTGCTCTCAA ggtTTGGACAATTGTACAGTCGTTAATGAGAACCGTGTGGTTCCCCCACCTGATTCGGGCCCCATTGAGGTTTTGGCTTTTGTCCTGGAGCCCGCTCTCTGCTGCCCAACAACACAGACATGCAAACCGTGTCTCCTGACCCATATCACACTCAAAATCcttgtggatgatgatgatgatgttagtggagacacacacaaagactcTGAAGATGAGGAAAGTCCTG CTGCTCTAACACTGTGCTACCTGTCAGCACCAAATCTTTCGTCCTGCAAGAGGATCCGCTTTTTAGTGAAATCAGATGCAtggaagaacaaagaaaaacaaaag ATCACGGTGGTGTTGTACGATGGCGTGTTCCTGGGAAGTTCTGTGAATGTCTCGCTGAACCGCACATCCCAGGTGGTTCATATTCCACAGAATAAGTCAG TGTGTCCTTCTTCAGAATGTCAGC ctctcaggATCGTCCCAGAAATTGACGAGTCAAGGGGAGTGGTGGAGCTGAAAGCTGAAGACAAGGCGTCGCTGCTGATCTGTATGAAACGGAAAGGAATGACCTCGTGTTTG CCGAGTGACTGGACCATCCCGCTGCACTCCGTCACACACTGCATGTGTTTCCAG gtttGGAGGAAACAGCAAATGAAAAATCTTATCGGTTTGAAAGTTGCCCCTTTGACAATCACACAG TGTGCAGGGATCAGAATAAACGCGATTAGGAACGTGTCCACCTCTGTGGGACTCACTGAGACAAATGAAGGTCCTCCAGCTCTCAGCTGGAACCTGAGCGCCCCCTGCAGGCTAGAGGTGGAGGTGTGGCCCTGTCAGATGGCTGTGACTCAGGGAGGAGGCTGCAGTGAAGTGCTTGGATTCAGACGAAACGCCACAAAGTGGGAGGAGAACAAGAGCACactgtgg ACATCAGGAGATTTTCAGAACTTCACCACCACAGACAACCTGCACCTTTGTGTGATG TTTAAGGTGAATGGAGAATTGTTGGAGCCTGTGTGTG GTGACC CCCACAGGGGGCGCTGGAGCAGCATGATATTTGTGGTGGTGCTGGTTTCCTTCCTGCTCACAGTCGGAGTGTTTGTGTTCAGAAAGAGAATTAAAG AGTGGCTTTCAAACTCCAACCCAACAGTTCAGTCTggag GACGTGGTGAAGTGCTGCTTGTGCACTCATCCGGTTCTGATCCGTCTCTCTCAGACACTGCGTGCTGGTTTGCCACTTGGCTTTCTGAACTCGGGTTCTCCGTGTCTCTGGATCTGTGGAACCGGGCGACTGTGAATGCCATGGGTCCGATCCCGTGGCTGCACTCGCAGCTCCAGCGGATCCAAAAGTGCAGCGGGAAAATCCTGGTTCTGCTCTCGCACGACGCCATGCTCCGAGCCGAGGCTTGCTACGAAAGCTGGCATGTTGGCATGTACAGAGAAGACAGCAAGCTGAACAGAAAGCCCTGGCACTGGAACAATGACGTCTTCAGTTCAGCCATCAATTCCCTCATTAGTGCTCGCATTCAGGGGGGCGCCACTGAGCATTTTGCTCTGGTGCAGATGGGCTCTGAGGAACTTATACTTCCAGAACTGTTTGAAGGCCTGAAAATCTTTCATCTGCCCTCTGAGTCTCAGCGCCTTCTCGCTGATCTCCACACCAGCCACCTTCGTGGCTTTGGACCCCGACTCAAGAGGTTCCTCTGGACCTGGAGAGCCTCGGCCGGACTGAAGAAGAGGCTGAGGAACTATAGAAAAGAGGGGCGCTCGTGCACAGAGCCCACGCAGGTCATTGAGGCAGAAATGCACCTTCTTGAAGTTTAA
- the LOC124402455 gene encoding protein disulfide isomerase CRELD1, producing the protein MLTLCVVLFLLLPASSLGNNCSEHCKACGGPERNQCLQCLPGFTLHDNVCVDIDECGTDLGKCPDNTYCINTHSTYECRSCDRACMGCMGSGPARCKKCAPGYRSSNLKCLDIDECSEEVLPCSDINALCVNTEGSFQCTCAPGFTLKGTVCVRNQTPVGEEPGLFDDLQDDEVEVLKQMFFGVILCALATLAAKGDMMFTSMFIGAVAAMVGYWLSDKSDQLLGSFLRGR; encoded by the exons ATGTTGACattatgtgttgtgttgttccTGCTCCTGCCTGCATCATCTCTGGGCAACAACTGCTCTGAACACTGCAAAGCCTGTGGAGGACCTGAAAGAAACCAGTGCCTGCAGTGTCTACCAGGGTTTACGCTGCAcgacaatgtgtgtgtgg ACATTGATGAGTGTGGGACAGATTTGGGCAAGTGTCCAGATAACACCTACTGCATCAACACACATTCTACTTACGAGTGTAGAa GTTGTGACCGGGCGTGTATGGGCTGTATGGGCAGTGGTCCTGCTCGCTGTAAGAAATGTGCTCCAGGCTACAGATCCTCTAATCTCAAGTGTTTAG ACATAGACGAGTGCAGTGAAGAGGTGTTGCCCTGCTCAGATATCAATGCTCTGTGTGTGAATACTGAAGGATCATTTCAGTGCACCTGTGCACCAGGTTTTACACTCAAAGGCacggtgtgtgtgaggaaccagactcctg TCGGAGAGGAACCTGGCTTGTTCGATGATCTTCAGGATGACGAGGTGGAGGTGCTGAAGCAGATGTTCTTCGGCGTGATCCTGTGTGCTCTGGCTACACTAGCGGCTAAAGGAGACATGATGTTCACCTCAATGTTCATTGGGGCTGTGGCGGCTATGGTGGGCTACTGGCTCTCAGACAAGAGCGATCAGCTGTTGGGCAGTTTCCTGAGGGGCAGATAA